The proteins below come from a single Aspergillus oryzae RIB40 DNA, chromosome 5 genomic window:
- a CDS encoding uncharacterized protein (predicted protein) — protein MDLKLNAPSPLSLLPGTSSSSALASPASPVPSPSPKNSLPSSPTFRSPSSNAMTSSPPPAAPSTSPPSPSATSTASASSTSSTKWAPKAAQTSKPSSSSPATKKGTDSVDTRAAGGQRTSTSYSGRSSSAAKKTKTKPPCTSKTAPPQPVTWSWAATACTRRPAPTGYLRSIRPSIPASPSCRPSSTPRVSTTVIENTTRSSWRLSCSSMRPICPPVRSKTDRTGSHNIGSRMPCTRRCRLASGSPESGRMHVGIRIGLCCSVMLHTLCPRATNPPPTPSTTQSSSPASSPNTVTNPSPSPSKPTKTSVATPSTQPSRPPVACGRRTGTWDSSRAGSKN, from the exons ATGGATCTAAA ATTGAACGCTCCCTCACCTCTGTCTTTGCTCCCCGgaacatcctcatcgtcggcgCTGGCATCGCCGGCATCTCCTGTGCCCTCGCCCTCTCCAAAGAACTCACTCCCTTCGTCCCCGACCTTCAGATCACCATCTTCGAACGCCATGAcatcctctccacctccggCGGCGCCATCAACCTCACCCCCGTCGCCCAGCGCCACCTCGACCGCCTCGGCGTCCTCGACGAGCTCGACAAAATGGGCACCGAAGGCGGCACAGACGTCGAAGCCATCGAGCTCTTCTCCAGCC ACCAAAAAGGGAACGGATTCGGTGGATACAAGGGCCGCCGG CGGACAAAGAACATCAACGTCGTATTCGGGAAGAAGCTCATCCGCGgcgaagaaaacgaagacGAAGCCACCCTGCACTTCCAAGACGGCACCACCGCAACCGGTGACCTGGTCTTGGGCTGCGACGGCGTGCACTCGGCGACCCGCACCCACTGGGTATCTCCGGAGCATCCGTCCGAGTATACCGGCATCTCCTTCCTGCAGACCGTCATCGACGCCAAGAGTATCAA CTACTGTGATCGAGAACACGACCAGATCTTCTTGGCGGCTATCGTGCAGTTCAATGAGGCCAATTTGCCCTCCTGTAAGATCGAAAACGGACAGGACTGGGTCACACAACATCGGATCAAGAATGCCTTGCACGAGGAGATGCAGGCTCGCTTCGGGAAGTCCGGA GTCCGGCCGAATGCACGTTGGCATACGGATCGGGCTTTGCTGCTCGGTGATGCTGCACACGCT ATGCCCCCGCGCGACGAATCCGCCGCCTACGCCCTCGACGACGCAATCCTCTTCTCCCGCATCCTCGCCAAACACCGTCACGAACCCCTCCCCGTCGCCTTCAAAGCCTACGAAGACCTCCGTCGCCACACCGTCAACACAGCCTTCAAGGCCTCCCGTCGCATGTGGGAGAAGAACCGGGACATGGGATTCCTCGAGGGCCGGCTCAAAGAATTGA
- a CDS encoding putative carboxylesterase (carboxylesterase type B) — protein sequence MRGAWEYISTRGTLHSAINSPCFPPTFAYIQRFLSVIQSSSPDQSSMMRYLLTVSLALVATVGGNPSEPIVDLGYSSYRGYYNTTTGLNIWKGIRYAAPPINELRWQPPVAPPRNSSHILPAVDQPPVCPQSGAAGTPTVYGFNSGPGDEDCLYLNVYAPPRASDLPVFVWIHGGGYGLFGAVYDPSPLMNTNGNGFITVEIQYRLGAFGFLSSAEVRERGTNNAGLLDQRFALQWVQQHITKFGGNPRRVTIGGESAGAGASMLHALAYGGEESNLFQNIIAASPYSVPIYPYDDPVPTGYYEEFVEKAGCGPSSIAKVRYNSSFDCLVAAPSETLQNASGLVSESGLFGTFAFLPVIDNDLIRERPSAQLLSGKVSGQRILVGNNANDGVPLSNPNVVTRTAFDSYLSATFPNFTETDLAWLNLVHDTADSQPTDDSPRFDTLGTSGPTAKNESEVATGLQQTVFNIFAESTFDCPAQWLAEAFGGPLRQAWKYQYSVTPAYHGADMNAYFPAGASWPSKGFNHAFQKIWGSFIINDSPIIPLQDATANQSHAIVPETPHGTLDWPQFHPSAPWHMDLNTTGGTVSPVVVTPNYTYYIRQGDDIVNHFRLANAYTWEGGRGLRCLFWRAVADRIPL from the exons ATGCGTGGCGCCTGGGAGTATATCAGCACTAGAGGCACACTGCATTCAGCTATAAATTCTCCTTGCTTCCCACCGACTTTTGCTTATATTCAACGATTTCTCTCTGTCATtcaatcatcttctcctgacCAATCGTCGATGATGAGATACTTACTAACGGTCAGCCTGGCTCTGGTTGCTACCGTGGGAGGAAACCCCTCTGAGCCCATCGTTGACTTGGGATATTCATCTTATCGAGGATACTATAACACAACGACGGGGCTTAATATCTGGAAAGG AATTCGCTATGCGGCCCCTCCAATCAACGAATTGCGATGGCAACCCCCTGTTGCTCCTCCTCGGAATTCCAGCCATATTCTTCCAGCTGTTGACCAGCCGCCTGTCTGCCCGCAATCCGGTGCCGCTGGGACACCGACAGTCTATGGCTTCAACTCGGGTCCAGGTGACGAGGACTGTTTGTATCTGAACGTCTATGCACCACCCAGAGCATCGGATTTGCCGGTCTTCGTCTGGATTC ATGGAGGTGGATACGGCCTCTTTGGAGCTGTCTATGACCCTAGTCCATTGATGAATACCAACGGCAACGGCTTTATCACGGTAGAAATCCAGTACCGTCTCGGAGCATTTGGCTTTCTGTCATCCGCAGAGGTTCGTGAAAGAGGGACTAATAATGCTGGGCTTCTGGACCAGCGGTTCGCACTGCAGTGGGTTCAGCAACATATCACTAAATTTGGCGGCAACCCCAGGCGCGTCACTATCGGTGGCGAGTCAGCTGGTGCTGGAGCATCCATGCTGCACGCACTGGCTtatggaggagaagagtCGAATCTATTCCAGAAT ATCATTGCAGCTAGTCCGTACTCGGTACCGATATACCCATATGATGACCCTGTACCCACCGGCTACTACGAAGAATTCGTCGAAAAGGCAGGCTGTGGCCCATCTTCGATCGCAAAAGTCCGGTACAACAGCAGCTTTGATTGCTTAGTAGCAGCACCGAGCGAGACGCTCCAAAACGCCAGCGGTCTGGTTTCCGAATCAGGCTTATTCGGCACGTTTGCATTTCTGCCTGTCATCGACAATGATCTGATTCGCGAGCGACCGTCGGCGCAGTTACTCTCAGGCAAAGTCAGTGGTCAGCGAATCCTTGTCGGA AACAATGCTAATGACGGCGTCCCCTTGAGTAATCCGAATGTGGTGACACGCACCGCATTCGACAGCTACCTTTCGGCGACATTCCCAAACTTCACCGAGACCGATCTAGCCTGGCTAAATCTGGTCCATGACACGGCCGATTCTCAGCCGACCGACGACAGCCCCCGGTTCGACACCCTGGGCACTTCAGGTCCAACTGCAAAGAACGAGTCTGAGGTGGCGACGGGACTACAGCAGACCGTGTTTAACATCTTTGCCGAGTCCACATTTGACTGTCCTGCACAGTGGCTCGCCGAGGCGTTTGGGGGACCTCTCCGCCAGGCCTGGAAGTACCAATACTCAGTCACACCAGCCTACCACGGCGCGGACATGAACGCCTATTTTCCCGCCGGAGCGTCCTGGCCCAGCAAAGGGTTCAACCACGCATTCCAGAAGATCTGGGGCAGTTTTATTATTAACGATTCGCCAATTATTCCGCTCCAAGATGCCACTGCTAACCAGAGCCACGCCATTGTCCCTGAAACCCCACACGGTACCCTTGACTGGCCACAGTTCCACCCATCGGCCCCTTGGCACATGGACTTAAATACCACCGGCGGCACCGTCTCCCCGGTTGTCGTCACGCCAAACTACACCTATTATATCCGGCAGGGCGACGATATTGTTAATCACTTCCGTCTAGCAAACGCCTACACCTGGGAAGGAGGACGAGGTCTAAGATGTCTATTTTGGCGCGCCGTTGCAGACCGGATTCCGCTGTAA
- a CDS encoding putative chromate ion transporter (predicted protein) yields MLLPASFSRHISSLRSLNRKWQRLVARRNRNNDGLSSRMLDVFLRTWDLGFTSFGGPPVHFRILHERFVQGKGEKEKWVDEQTYQELFAICQGLPGPASTKMIFCLTLLHAGFIPALLVFFIWSLPGAIGMYALSLGVQKIGDTLPLPVYALLSGLNSSTVGIIALAAVQLAEKAIRDRLTRILVIFGACAGLCHNSLWYFPLLMVLGGLASIIWDGWMSQQIRKIKLAWRRRHTVHPTTETELATMESAPMEEGGRNPGSNQIDNTPESQRNPVRSRNVGPRSESVRPSSADTPFHQDAEERPLPTHRIRIRVGILITVCFFASFIGLLVGRSVSEQPPLALDLFTNMYLAGTIIFGGGPVVIPLLRSYVVAPGWVSSRDFLLGLAIIQAFPGPNFNFAVYLGALALQNSQFPTIFGAFLGGLGIFFPGIALAVAVQSFWRTLRQRKWVVDFLRGVNATAVGLVFTAVYRLWEIGYLTPEATNGQSLAKEPWWVVIAVLTYAESAWFNVPSAAAIIVGAVLGLCWYGVVGY; encoded by the exons ATGCTTCTCCCAGCCTCGTTTTCGCGAcatatctcttctcttagGTCGCTGAATCGGAAGTGGCAAAGACTCGTAGCgagaaggaacagaaacaaTGACGGACTTTCGAGTCGTATGCTTGATGTGTTTCTACGAACTTGGGACTTAGGATTCACCAGTTTTGGTGGACCTCCCGTGCACTTTCGTATCCTACATGAGAGATTCGtgcaaggaaaaggagagaaggaaaaatgggTCGATGAGCAGACT TATCAGGAGCTCTTTGCGATATGCCAGGGTCTTCCTGGCCCAGCAAGCACAAAGATGATTTTCTGCCTGACCCTGTTACATGCTGGGTTTATTCCAGCACTGTTAGTTTTCTTCATTTGGAG TCTACCGGGAGCGATTGGCATGTATGCTCTCTCCCTTGGTGTCCAGAAAATTGGCGACACTCTTCCTTTACCGGTGTATGCGCTTCTCTCTGGATTAAATTCCTCAACTGTTGGCATCATTGCACTTGCAGCTGTGCAGTTAGCCGAGAAAGCTATTCGCGATAGGCTAACTCGCATCTTGGTAATATTCGGTGCATGTGCTGGACTATGTCATAATTCTCTTTGGTATTTCCCACTGTTAATGGTTCTTGGAGGTCTGGCAAGCATTATCtgggatggatggatgagCCAACAAATCCGGAAGATAAAGCTTGCATGGAGGAGAAGACACACGGTCCATCCCACCACTGAAACGGAGCTAGCAACTATGGAGAGTGCTCCGATGGAAGAGGGTGGACGAAACCCCGGCTCTAACCAAATTGACAATACACCTGAATCGCAAAGAAATCCAGTCCGATCACGAAACGTTGGTCCTAGGAGTGAATCGGTTCGCCCGAGCTCGGCAGATACTCCATTTCAtcaagatgcagaagagCGTCCCTTGCCGACCCATAGGATCCGTATTCGAGTGGGAATTCTCATTAcagtttgtttctttg CATCCTTCATTGGCCTTCTTGTGGGTAGGAGCGTCTCCGAGCAACCGCCATTGGCACTTGACCTTTTCACCAACATGTATCTGGCTGGTACCATCATCTTCGGCGGTGGGCCAGTTGTCAtccctcttcttcgctcCTATGTCGTTGCACCTGGCTGGGTTTCTAGTCGGGACTTTCTTCTCGGACTAGCAATCATTCAAGCCTTCCCAGGTCCTAACTTCAACTTTGCTGTTTATCTTGGGGCTCTAGCCTTACAAAACTCCCAGTTTCCAACAATCTTCGGTGCCTTTCTGGGAGGACTTGGAATCTTCTTTCCTGGGATTGCATTGGCAGTTGCCGTACAGAGCTTTTGGAGAACTCTCCGGCAGCGAAAATGGGTTGTCGATTTTCTTAGAGGTGTGAACGCAACTGCGGTCGGATTGGTATTTACTGCTGTTTATAGGCTCTGGGAGATTGGGTATCTTACTCCTGAGGCTACTAATGGGCAGAGTCTGGCAAAGGAGCCATGGTGGGTGGTGATTGCTGTTTTGACTTACGCAGAAAGTGCATGGTTCAATGTGCCATCTGCTGCTGCGATCATAGTTGGTGCTGTACTGGGGCTTTGCTGGTATGGGGTGGTGGGCTATTAG
- a CDS encoding CVNH domain-containing protein (predicted protein), with protein MNIATTCNSWSIEHHRLEEERRWVTDLHCKAKKDNGEWISTQLRLDDILGNDDGNFKYSLRYPERNISSSMSNPRLEVTGDGRPILHGRLTTRDAYGHDRSLDLSKILWNKDGRLSLNEDVVRAEDDRRREEARQKMLEKARRNPKLMERLRRQGKL; from the exons ATGAATATTGCCACCACTTGCAACTCTTGGTCCATTGAGCATCACAggctcgaagaagaaaggcgaTGGGTTACTGATCTCCACTGCAaggccaagaaagacaatgGGGAATGGATCTCTACTCAACTCCGACTGGATGACATTCTGGGGAACGATGATG GGAACTTCAAGTATAGTTTGAGGTATCCCGAAAGGAACATTTCCTCGTCAATGAGCAATCCCCGACTGGAGGTAACAGGAGACGGTCGACCGATTCTTCACGGCCGCCTTACCACCCGGGATGCTTATGGTCATGACAGAAGTCTTGATTTATCTAAAATTCTGTGGAATAAAGATGGTCGACTATCTCTCAATG AGGACGTGGTTCGCGCGGAAGACGatagaagaagggaagaggcAAGGCAGAAAATG CTCGAAAAAGCGCGTCGCAACCCCAAACTGATGGAACGGTTGAGGCGCCAGGGAAAGCTTTGA